A single region of the bacterium genome encodes:
- a CDS encoding MBL fold metallo-hydrolase: MATSPGETVYHLIDLDQELPGQRRFISCWAGLGPDLAFIVDPGPPSTAGRLVAALEELGVARLDFILLTHVHLDHGGCTARILARWPEARVVAHPRGRPHLVDPARLWEGSRQVLGRKAEVYGEPVPVPASALAEYGEAAARGIAVIETPGHAPHHVAFVHGDGIFLGECAGTFSTLGRGPETSEWYLRPATPPRFLLETAEASLDRVLALDPLPRRLFFAHHGEFRGDGRRLLTEARAQLRLWVDTVRGVRDGLAALPHTEQPADEEALMVLLRGALTAADPAYARGAALPADIRERERDFTRQTLRGMLGYLRES; this comes from the coding sequence TTGGCGACCTCGCCCGGTGAGACGGTGTACCACCTGATCGACCTCGATCAGGAACTGCCCGGCCAGCGCCGCTTCATCAGCTGCTGGGCGGGGCTCGGGCCCGACCTCGCCTTCATCGTCGACCCCGGCCCGCCGAGCACCGCCGGGCGCCTCGTGGCCGCCCTCGAGGAACTGGGGGTCGCGCGGCTCGACTTCATCCTCCTGACCCACGTCCACCTCGACCACGGCGGCTGCACGGCGCGCATCCTGGCGCGCTGGCCGGAGGCGCGCGTGGTGGCCCATCCGCGGGGGCGGCCCCATCTCGTCGATCCGGCGCGGCTGTGGGAAGGGTCGCGGCAGGTGCTCGGGCGCAAGGCCGAGGTCTACGGCGAACCGGTGCCGGTGCCGGCGTCGGCCCTGGCGGAGTACGGCGAGGCCGCGGCCCGGGGCATCGCGGTGATCGAGACCCCGGGCCACGCGCCGCACCACGTGGCCTTCGTCCACGGCGACGGCATCTTCCTCGGCGAGTGCGCCGGCACCTTCAGCACCCTCGGCCGGGGGCCGGAAACGTCCGAATGGTACCTGCGTCCGGCGACGCCGCCGCGCTTCCTGCTCGAGACGGCCGAGGCCTCCCTCGATCGCGTCCTGGCCCTGGATCCGCTGCCCCGGCGCCTCTTCTTCGCGCACCACGGCGAGTTCCGGGGCGACGGGCGCCGACTGCTGACCGAGGCGCGCGCCCAGCTGCGGCTGTGGGTCGACACCGTGCGCGGCGTCCGGGACGGCCTGGCGGCCCTGCCCCACACCGAGCAGCCCGCCGACGAGGAGGCGCTCATGGTCCTGCTGCGCGGGGCCCTGACGGCGGCCGATCCGGCCTACGCCCGCGGCGCGGCCCTGCCGGCGGACATCCGCGAGCGGGAGCGCGACTTCACGCGCCAGACCCTGCGCGGCATGCTGGGCTATCTGCGGGAGAGCTGA
- a CDS encoding ABC transporter permease gives MTGVIESIGRGVFQGLSSAGRGMLLLRSILLATGHVWKMRREILEQMHVVLVGSMPLVIVTSVFVGAVTAVQAVYQMQAYVPMKFLGTVISKSVFIELGPVLMALVVGSRLCAYYAAELGTMKVTEQLDAMNIMAIDPVQYLAMPRFWASVLMIPVVTIFCDLIAILGGYIASVATLDVSSGVFIEGLQMFYKHSDLLGGLIKSFFFGAIISLSGIYFGFNTTGGAEGVGRSTMTAVVGSCLSVLVADYLLAIVLFQIIFEKG, from the coding sequence ATGACAGGTGTTATCGAAAGTATCGGGCGCGGCGTCTTCCAGGGGCTGTCGAGCGCGGGCAGGGGCATGCTCCTGCTCCGCTCCATCCTGCTGGCCACCGGCCACGTGTGGAAGATGCGGCGGGAGATCCTCGAGCAGATGCACGTGGTGCTGGTGGGCTCCATGCCGCTGGTCATCGTGACCTCGGTCTTCGTCGGCGCCGTGACGGCCGTCCAGGCCGTCTACCAGATGCAGGCCTACGTGCCCATGAAGTTCCTGGGCACGGTCATCTCCAAGTCGGTCTTCATCGAGCTGGGACCCGTGCTCATGGCCCTGGTCGTGGGCAGCCGCCTGTGCGCCTACTACGCGGCCGAGCTGGGCACCATGAAGGTGACCGAGCAGCTCGACGCCATGAACATCATGGCCATCGATCCGGTGCAGTACCTGGCCATGCCGCGCTTCTGGGCCTCGGTGCTGATGATCCCCGTCGTGACGATCTTCTGCGACCTGATCGCCATCCTCGGCGGCTACATCGCTTCGGTGGCGACCCTCGACGTGTCGAGCGGCGTGTTCATCGAGGGCCTGCAGATGTTCTACAAGCACAGCGACCTGCTCGGCGGGCTGATCAAGAGCTTCTTCTTCGGCGCCATCATCTCGCTCAGCGGCATCTACTTCGGCTTCAACACGACCGGTGGCGCCGAGGGCGTCGGCCGCTCCACCATGACCGCCGTCGTGGGCAGCTGCCTGAGCGTGCTGGTGGCGGACTACCTGCTGGCGATCGTCCTGTTCCAGATCATCTTCGAGAAGGGCTGA
- a CDS encoding ABC transporter ATP-binding protein: MEARYDIPPLPDLRTPDPASFRGIVVEGVSKSFGPKRVLDGTDLLIDKGETLVIIGRSGEGKSVLLKHIVRLLEPDAGRIWVEGQEISGLARRPLMELRKKFGFLFQGAALFDSMTICQNVGLMLEEHTNWPADRIRARACECLAMVGLEGAEEKLPSELSGGMKKRAGLARAIVMEPEYILYDEPTTGLDPITSDAINDLIIKLQEQLGVTSIVVTHDMPSAFKVGDRVAMLSRGKIVYTGAMSAVRESDHPMVRQFIEGSSQGPLGAF; this comes from the coding sequence ATGGAAGCGCGCTACGACATCCCGCCCTTGCCCGACCTGCGGACGCCCGACCCGGCGTCGTTCCGCGGCATCGTGGTCGAGGGGGTCAGCAAGAGCTTCGGCCCCAAGCGCGTGCTCGACGGCACCGACCTGCTCATCGACAAGGGTGAGACGCTGGTCATCATCGGCCGCAGCGGCGAGGGCAAGTCGGTGCTGCTGAAGCACATCGTGCGGCTGCTGGAGCCCGACGCGGGGCGCATCTGGGTCGAGGGCCAGGAGATCTCGGGGCTCGCGCGGCGCCCGCTGATGGAGCTGCGCAAGAAGTTCGGCTTCCTCTTCCAGGGGGCCGCCCTCTTCGACTCCATGACCATCTGCCAGAACGTGGGGCTCATGCTCGAGGAGCACACCAACTGGCCGGCGGACCGCATCCGGGCGCGGGCCTGCGAGTGCCTGGCCATGGTGGGGCTCGAGGGCGCCGAGGAGAAGCTGCCCAGCGAGCTCTCGGGCGGCATGAAGAAGCGGGCGGGACTCGCCCGGGCCATCGTCATGGAGCCGGAGTACATCCTGTACGACGAGCCCACGACCGGCCTGGATCCGATCACGAGCGACGCCATCAACGACCTGATCATCAAGCTGCAGGAGCAGCTGGGCGTGACCAGCATCGTCGTGACCCACGACATGCCCAGCGCCTTCAAGGTGGGCGACCGGGTAGCCATGCTGAGCCGGGGCAAGATCGTCTACACCGGGGCCATGTCCGCGGTGCGGGAGTCCGATCACCCCATGGTGCGGCAGTTCATCGAAGGCAGCTCGCAGGGACCGCTCGGCGCGTTCTAG
- a CDS encoding MCE family protein — protein MKRRFSEFQVGVLTIIALAVLIGGMMWLKNIDLTKGSRLYQVDFARVEGMRVGDRVQVRGIRMGEVTGMHIMQSAVRVELSLDETVDLREDAVVTLGEKGIVGEVVIEVDPGTGAAVKEGHIFQGRTAGTIASMTDAAGAALAEMRELTRKVTELVDRVQAEGKVTETLIQANETLVKVDSMVTENHGDVVVILENLRVTTDRLRDLMESGRLETTFDTMERTMTSADSLMVNLMDSGRRLDAILTEVESGDGTAAKLLRDDALYVHADSTLVSLKRLLDELRRNPKKYFQVNVMDF, from the coding sequence ATGAAACGCAGATTCAGTGAATTCCAGGTCGGCGTGCTGACGATCATCGCCCTGGCGGTGCTCATCGGCGGCATGATGTGGCTGAAGAACATCGATCTGACCAAGGGCTCGCGCCTCTACCAGGTCGACTTCGCGCGGGTCGAGGGCATGCGCGTGGGCGACCGGGTGCAGGTGCGCGGCATCCGCATGGGCGAGGTGACCGGCATGCACATCATGCAGAGCGCGGTGCGGGTCGAGCTGTCCCTCGACGAGACGGTCGACCTGCGCGAGGACGCCGTGGTCACCCTGGGCGAGAAGGGCATCGTGGGCGAGGTCGTGATCGAGGTCGATCCCGGCACCGGGGCCGCGGTCAAGGAGGGCCACATCTTCCAGGGCCGCACCGCCGGCACCATCGCCTCGATGACCGACGCCGCCGGCGCCGCCCTGGCCGAGATGCGCGAGCTGACGCGGAAGGTCACCGAGCTGGTCGACCGCGTGCAGGCCGAGGGCAAGGTCACCGAGACCCTGATCCAGGCCAACGAGACCCTGGTCAAGGTCGACAGCATGGTCACCGAGAACCACGGCGACGTGGTGGTCATCCTCGAGAACCTGCGCGTCACCACCGATCGGCTGCGCGACCTGATGGAGTCAGGCCGGCTCGAGACGACCTTCGACACCATGGAGCGCACCATGACCAGCGCCGACAGCCTCATGGTCAACCTGATGGACTCGGGGCGGCGCCTGGACGCCATCCTGACCGAGGTCGAGTCGGGCGACGGCACCGCGGCCAAGCTGCTGCGTGACGACGCCCTGTACGTGCACGCCGACTCGACCCTGGTCTCGCTGAAGCGCCTGCTCGACGAGCTGCGGCGCAACCCGAAGAAGTACTTCCAGGTGAACGTGATGGACTTCTAG
- a CDS encoding ferritin family protein has protein sequence MNMDPKQQQMIKVIKDAVMVEVKGQQLYSHAASEATDPAAKAMFEMLARDEDDHVRILMTQYKSLMEAGKLNLDDVHPAAVDHGSADVITDDFKKAVKRGKFEMAVISIGCDLENKAIAYYKENAAKTDDPDLKQLFTWLVEWEDGHLEQLLELEKIYQDAYWADQGFAPM, from the coding sequence ATGAACATGGATCCGAAGCAGCAGCAGATGATCAAGGTCATCAAGGACGCGGTGATGGTCGAGGTGAAGGGGCAGCAGCTCTACAGCCACGCCGCGAGCGAGGCGACCGATCCCGCCGCCAAGGCCATGTTCGAGATGCTGGCCCGGGACGAGGACGACCACGTGCGCATCCTCATGACCCAGTACAAGAGCCTGATGGAGGCCGGCAAGCTGAATCTCGACGACGTGCACCCGGCCGCCGTCGACCACGGTTCGGCCGACGTCATCACCGACGACTTCAAGAAGGCCGTCAAGCGGGGCAAGTTCGAGATGGCCGTGATCAGCATCGGCTGCGATCTCGAGAACAAGGCCATCGCCTACTACAAGGAGAACGCGGCGAAGACCGACGACCCCGACCTGAAGCAGCTCTTCACCTGGCTGGTCGAGTGGGAGGACGGTCACCTCGAGCAGCTGCTCGAACTCGAGAAGATCTACCAGGACGCCTACTGGGCGGACCAGGGCTTCGCGCCCATGTAG